TTATCTCTGTTATAGTACAAATATTCATGTCTCCATTAAACACATTCAAGAATTAAGTTTTATATATATAGCAAAACTTGTCAGAAACTACTTCCTTGCTTTCAAATTTAGGTATTGGAAAAATACATCCTTGCTTAGCTTTAAGTGTTACAGTTGGTTTTATGtaagaaccaaaaaaaattgttgcagTTTGAAGATGGGAAGTTATGGAACAACCAGGAAAGATCGTTCTTTGCAGGGCGTTTGGTGAAGTGCCGGTAGTAAGTTAAAGGTTGAGCTATCATTCCCGTTCATCGTGTAACTGGAGAGGATTTAACTCCCACTTCATCAACAGAGCAAATCAGCTAAATTTAATTGTTAAAAAAGTAAAAGTGAGACAGGGGAAAAGGAAACGAAACACAAAATGGCTTCTCCAAGAGCAGAAAACGTCATTCCTGATCTAAGGTATTACGAGAAGCCAAGAACTATAAGGAGGATATACAAGGACCAAAGGTGCTTTTATATCATGCTAATGTTAGCTGACTAATCATGACCTAAGTTTATGtatttaatattttcatgaGCATGAATCATGACATGCAGTTTACGAGAATCAATTCGTATGATAAAGTATGTATCTTCTATCCTGTATAAAAGATTACTCTAAAACACTGGTATTGTTAAGTTCATATAATCTTACTGTATGTTGTATACCCAACTTCTAAAGACAGGTTGGACTGCAGCTGATtgaatttgtttgtttctttcacaaatttataaagaattttgTGCTTATGAATTCTTGATTTTGTGCAGGATGAGTTAATTCGTTGAGGGTCTGCAAATCGGAGGACAGAACAACAGAGACAAACTCAAGCTTATCTAGTACAATAAGGCACCGCATttttaacttgaaaatgaaactttGGGAAATATACAAAGGAAAACCTTTCACATATTGGATTCTTCTACTCCTTAGTGGTAGTGCAATGCTTATTGCATTCCCTGCTTCTAGTCTTCTGTCGCGTCTTTATTTTTCCAACGGGGGGAAAAGCAAATTGATTATATCATGGGTTGCAGTTGCAGGATGGCCATTAACTTCTTTCGCCTTATTCCCTACTTACATCTTTTGCAACAAATTTCCTACgcgtttgaacttgaaagtcacTCTTTCTTTTGCAGTAGTGGGATTCCTAAGTGCAGTTGATAACCTCTTGTATGCATATGCTTATGCCTACCTTCCAGCATCAACTGCTACTCTTCTGACATCTTCATCCCTCATATTTTCTGCATTTTTTGGTTATCTCCTTGTTGGAAACCGAGTAAATGCTTCAACTATAAACTCTATTGTCATGATTACCACAGCTCTGACTATTATTGCATTAGATTCAGACTCAGATTTGTATGGTAATGTCAGTAAAACCCAGTACACCATTGGATTTATGTGTGACATCTTGGGATCTGCTCTCCACGGACTGATATTTGCGCTCTCTGAACTGGTATTTGTGAAGCTCTTAGGAAGAAACTCGTTTCATGTTGTGCTTGAACAGCAGGTAATGGTTTCATTATTTGCATTCGTATTTACAACATTAGGCCTGGTTGTGGGGAGGAGTTTCCAAGGGATGGAAGAAGAGGCCAGAAATTTCAAGGGAGGAGTAAATTCATACTGCTTGGTCCTCATTTGGAGTGCAATAACGTTTCAGATTGGAGTGTTCGGTGCCACGACTGTACTGTTTTTAGCATCAACCATGCTTGCAGGAGTCCTTAATGCAGTCAGAGTGCCACTCACAAGCATTGCAGCAGTCATACTGTTAAATGATCCCATGAGTGGTTTTAAAATCCTCTCTTTGGTTGTTACTTTCTGGGGATTTTGTTCTTACATTTATGGGAGTAGATATTTTCAAAAGAATGTTCATTCTCAAACTACTAATCAGCCTTGATTTCATCTTAAACCAAGGCTAAAGAAGTTGTAGCATAATTCATTTCAGTTTGCTCTGTATCTGATGCATATAGAAGCTCTATATATGTGAAGTTTGGACTCCAAAATAATCTCAAACTAGATTAAGcctcgtgcacgcacggatattcaaaaattaatatttgaccATTTTTTTCTAATATATTTAACTGAAATTTTTTATCTGTCAAAGTTAATGCGTTATTATAAATCTTGAACGTACTCATTTAATCATGTAATATGAAACTGTTTTCCTaatacgtattatatattttagaggttgaatatgataatttgaccaaaatatttgatagacttaatatgttaattttacCCAAATATTGGGTAAATATAATTTCTACAATTGATTTGTCGATTTGACTAAAAGTATTACCAATATCGTCTAATATTGTAATTTTTATAATCTTATacttcatatatatttttttttccatacataGTAGTTTACACAAAATTCCATACATAGTAGTTTACACAAAagggagagaaaataaaataactaacaaAGTAGATATGTTTTTTAGAAAAGTACTTTTTGCGAGAAAATTTTGCACTAGGAATtaacatgtgtcattcctggtagTGCacattttagtataatgtaatactccttccgtctctttttgttctttacgtttggtatttttcacgtgttttaacgattaactagtttttgggcccggaCGATGCAaattaatctatactaatatattaaaaggcgttgtgaatAAAGTTTATGTGTCACGTAGAACTCTCTtacttacgccacgtcattcaCTCACCAAGGATATGTAATGttattgacaaaaaaaaaaatcaatacaataaaGCTCGAACACAAGACCTCTAGTTTGGAGaaaactctcattaccatcttaaccaaccactaattgttgtttattcatgcacattaatttataaatgcacGTAAACATaaagtctaaaacaactaaatctTTATGTTACCTGTTATTTCCTATGGACTATATTGGAatgaaaataacaattaaaacATTAGGAAAACCATGAACTAAACATGatatcataagtctcataagcatcaactatataAATGACCGGCAtgtaatttggtgtttattaatttgaatcacttagctccattagaaaataaattaaacgaattataagataatctaattgaaaaattacttcgCATGATAAATGAGTATGTGGTGTACATGTATAGTTGATGAATTTAATgaatcttttcacttttatgCATGGACTACATGTATTTTGGTCAAACATATAGATCTGACGAAAAATCTCaaaatttaattattcaaagtagcaaccGGAGCATCGCCCGGGCCAAATACTAGTTAATCGTTAAAATGCGTGAAAAACACCAAacgtaaaaacaaaaagagacgaagGGAATATGTAAGTAGAATCCTACTTCTTGTGCAAAACTTTTGACAAAACTTAgaataattaatttgattaactaattatagTTGGTCAAAATTTCCAACATCGACTaagtttttattaattattgattGTGATTACTTCTTGTGCAAAACTTTTGACAAAACTTAgaataattaatttgattaactaattagttggtCGAAATTTTCAACATCACCAACTTTTTGTTGACGGGACTTTTAAGAACTTCCtagtcatttcccttggaaAAGCTTTTTGGCCATCTATTATAAATAACAGGATCACGGCATCACGCTCCCCTTATTTACAAATTAAGCTTATAGAAATAAATGGCTTCCTTTAAGTACAACATTTTGATGTACACTTTGTTAATCTTACTCATCATCACCTCTTCAACTCTTGCTTCTTTCTCAAAAGGTAATTTCTTTATATGTAACTTTAAAAGTGGGAATAAAGCTCCAGTCCTTACTCCTTAGCCCTGAacccctttattttattttttggccTAAGCAATATCTACAGATTGTTATAAAATATTTACAATATAGAAGCATGTACTACATTCGTTTTGTAATGATCTTACACTTTCTGTTTTAATCCATTTcataatattatttatattgTATTTTACGCTATTTTTAGATATTAGATAAGGTAATTTGTATTGCTTGTTCCTTAAGATAAGGTTACCGCTGTTGGATGCAGTTCttaaaatataatatatttgGTTGGCCAACTTTTTAGCTTCATCATTTCCGTATGTTTGCATGTTAATAATTTTACAGAGTATCTTTTATAAGAATTTGCCCTTAAACAGTCAAACTTTTGTATACACTATACAcgtttgtttaattatttgttattttttcttcttGGGCAAGATGGTATAAGTTCCATGAAAGTTGCTTGCAATTATCATGGTGGTGGTCATCAAGGTCAGGCTGGCAGGGGCGGTGGCAGAGGTAATCCTTGTTATAAATGGCCGGGTTCGCCTCGTAGGTCTTGAACAACAACCGTAAGCAGTATAACAACAACCCCTGATCAATCTTCATGTTTCTGTTTTGtacatttaactttttttttagggGATCCTGTTTGTATAGCTACCTTTTCACTTGCCtgatatttttttccttttttctggCCCTTAAAAACCCATTTACTAGTCAATAATACATTTGATAAATTTGTACGATTctcttatttttaaggaatacCAATGGTTATATGCGTGCCTGGAATCGTTGTTTAAGGATCGTTAGGCTATTATAGTTCAACGTCTGACGTCAAATTGACATATCTCATTATCTACTTATTAAATTGCTTGGTTCAAGTTGGAGGTAAAACTTTGGTTTAAAAGCTTTCCAACACATTGTCACAAGCACTTGATGAGAAATGAGGGAGTTATGACTGTTTTACGAGAAGTTGTATTGAATCAGGTAAGTTTGACCGAACATGTTTGTGATTCGAACATGTTGAATGTTTGATTGAACCTTTTTGTGGTTCGACCGAATGTAACAGAGAAGAAAAGAGTCAGTAAGCTCATGGTTTTGGTGGTTTGACCGAACCATAGGTAGGTTCGACCAAGCTTGTTATAGGTTCGACCGAACCGTCGAGCTATTTTTCTTCTCCACAAGCTTCAATCAGCATGGTCTTTTCTTATCCGTTAGATCGTATCGATGTCAAATACTACAAATGACAAATACAATAAAATCtatataatattattaaaactccaaggcAATCCAAGTCATCCCGACCTCTCTATGTTGCGACGACTTGACAGTGACATGTCATCGTCGTGCCATGTCATATGCAACATTATTGTTTATTGTGTCATCGGAAAATTTTTATTGTTATCCATCCCCGAACTCATGATATCTCATATCTAGTATGTTAATGCAAAGTTTATAATTCATCACTTCAACGATATAACTTATGActctaaaataattaaacagaAAAACTTCGTTCTTATGAATGTACAAAACTTTAATGACCAAATTTATGTATTTGAGTAACAATTTATGATaacacattttttttctttttttattcccTTTCTAATCAAATCATATATCTTTTCTAGAAATTTTTTAGATCAAACACAAAAATTTTAAACCATGAAATTAATAGAGAAAAGAatatcaaaaaataatattgtGCTTTCTTTTAGCTAATCAAGTGTGTTTTTCTTCCTCCAAATTGTATTTCAACTTTGTAagtcatgcataatatacaatTGTAACTTAAAAAACTTATATGTTATAAGTAAAGTAGTACAAAAGATAAAATTTTGGTTTACCGATGGTTGGGTTAACGAATTTTATTCTTAATGTGCATATATAATAAAATTCATATCTCAAACTGCACACATAAAGAATTAATTTTataagtgaatttgaaatgagtaaaaaaaaactaaaactataTCAAACATTTCGGGCATCACCCACAATGGCGGAGCCAAGTGGGTGCAAGGGGGGTCCACCGACCCcccaaagaaaaattgaaaaaaaaaccccccaaagaaaaattgaaaaaagaaaCTTATAGTTGAGAGCTAAAAGACCTGTTATACTCTATAATTGATCTCTTAGGTGATACTAAAAAAACCAGCTCCGCAAATAATTCCAAGAAACTGAGTTCCGCAATAACAATAAACTACCAAGAGCTCCGCAATAATTAATAATCACGTGGTCCATCAACCTGCAACAATGAATTGAGTTAAAaaccccaaataaaaaaaacctcAAATTTTACATacgaagaaccctaatttcgGAATTTCACAAATAACCTGTTTAACTACGTGCACCATGCTGGTAAATGGGGAAAATTGACGAAAATTGTTTGGTGATGAAATGTACTTGAAAAATTGAAAGAGAAATTGATTTATTTTGCGGatttttgagaatttttttccGACCAAGGTGTGTTAATGGAGGAAGATATTATaaagaggaagaagaaaggaaaagaTGAGGGAAATCTAATTTGGTCGTTGGATGTGGGTCCCACAAAACTGAATTTTTGATGGAAGTTCAAATTAGCTGGTTGTTATTCAATGCCCTACAAATACACAAAAACGCCATATTTTTTACATGTTTGTCCTATTTTAACCTTACTCATTTACCATACCtctttcatattttttttactcTTACCTCTTACCATCTCTCTCACCCAACCAAACCACCCACTAGGCCACCACCACTTCATCCATAATCACCGGAGCGGAGCCACCGTACCACAGTTCACGGAGGTACCCCTG
This Spinacia oleracea cultivar Varoflay chromosome 6, BTI_SOV_V1, whole genome shotgun sequence DNA region includes the following protein-coding sequences:
- the LOC110805838 gene encoding probable purine permease 5, translated to MKLWEIYKGKPFTYWILLLLSGSAMLIAFPASSLLSRLYFSNGGKSKLIISWVAVAGWPLTSFALFPTYIFCNKFPTRLNLKVTLSFAVVGFLSAVDNLLYAYAYAYLPASTATLLTSSSLIFSAFFGYLLVGNRVNASTINSIVMITTALTIIALDSDSDLYGNVSKTQYTIGFMCDILGSALHGLIFALSELVFVKLLGRNSFHVVLEQQVMVSLFAFVFTTLGLVVGRSFQGMEEEARNFKGGVNSYCLVLIWSAITFQIGVFGATTVLFLASTMLAGVLNAVRVPLTSIAAVILLNDPMSGFKILSLVVTFWGFCSYIYGSRYFQKNVHSQTTNQP